TCTGGTGTTAACATATGTGGAGGTATACTTCCGATTGCACCTTGATATACTTTACCATGACGTGTCGTAACACGAATGCGATGTGCAAGTAGTGTTTGTGAGAACCATCCACCTACTGGGTGTAGTTTTAATACGCCGGTATCTGTGATATCTTTTACTAAAAATCCAACTTCATCCATATGTCCTAAAATCATGACTTTAGGCGCGTTTTCTTTTGATGAAGGTTTGTGACAGACAATACTTCCTAATTGGTCTGTGATCACATCAAACCCCATTTTTTCATATTCATTTTTAAGATAATGCGCTACACTGCGTTCATGACCACTTACGCCATCAATTTGAGTACAGGTTTCAAACCATTCTAATTGTTGTTTATCAAGCATCTTTCTTCCTCCAAATAGCTCGGAAAATCGGTTGTCCTTTTTCCATAAATTTTCGTTCATATTCTGATGTTGGATCTTCTTTTTCCTGACTTCTAAAATCAACATCCAACTCGATTAAATCAAATCCATTTTGTGTTACCGTTACAACTGAATAATTAAATAGACCAACATTGTCTGTCTTCATCCAAATCTCTCCATTTTGAGATAACACAGTTTTATATAACTCCAATTTTGAGGGATGGGTTAAGCGACGTTTTTCATGACGCGTTTTTGGCCATGGATCACTGAAGTTTAAGTGAATCACATCAATTTCCCCTTCACCAAACATTTCAATTAATGACTTAGCATCATTATGGATGAATCGTTTGCGATCTTTACCATATGTTTCAAGTTTTTTTAGCGCAATTGCACCTGCAGTAAAATCACGTTCCATACCTATAATACCATCGGGTTGGTATACATCTGCACAGTGGTGCCAATAATCACCTTTTCCTGAGCCGATTTCAAGTCTGAGGCGATCGACACGCATTGTTTCTTTCCAATTTCCTTTTATGTGTTCAAATTCATCGACAATAACGTCCTGATAATCTTCATATACGTCATTGCTCCATTTCTTTTTTCTTAATCTCATTGAAACCTTCCTTCGGTTAATATTGTACCATGTTTTCATGATTTTTTTCATCTTTCATCATCTTTCACAAAAATATGTTACAATGTGCCTATGAACTCACATAAACTTAAAATAGCAGGAATCGTCGTTGAATATAACCCATTCCACAATGGACACATCTATCACATTGAAAAGACACGAAATCTTACGCAATGTGATGTTTTAATTGCGATTATGTCATCAAACTTTGTACAACGGGGTGAACCCGCAATTATCGATAAATGGGAACGCACACGTGCTGCATTAAATCATGGGGTGGATTTAGTTTTAGAACTCCCAACACATATTGTACTTCAAAGTGCACAACAATTCGCAACACATGCTGTCGACATGCTTGCTCTTGCAGGTGTTACAGATTTAGTTTATGGAAGTGAAACTCTTGAAATACCGCAATTGACTGATTTCAACGCTGATTTGATTGATCAAGGGTTTAGTTATGCCAAAGCAAAAAACAGTGATCATAAAGCACCTAATAATATCCTAGGAGCATATTATGAACAAGCTGCACAGAAACATCACATCACTACCCACCGCATTCTTCGAACCAATCAGTATCATAGTGAAGAGATCAATGATTCGATTGTTTCAGCGAGTGCAATTCGAAAAGCTGTATTAAACTATCAAGACATCATACACACAACCCCCATGAGTCTTGATGTCAACGCACTCTATTCAATCGAAGATTACTATCCATTTATCCAGTATGAAATTATTAAAGAAAACAAAACGTTGAATTCTCGTTTTTTAATGCGTGAAGGGCTTGAAAACAAACTGTATAAAGAAGCGCTTCTTCATGATAAGTATGAGGACTTCTTAGAAGCATGTATCTCCAAACGGTATACAGCAAGTCGGATTCGTCGGTCCCTGATGCATATCTATCTTCATACTCCCCAACACATGCCACCCCAAACAACACTGCGTGTTCTTGGGATGAATGGTGTTGGACGAAATTACTTAAAAACACAAAAAAACAATGCCAAGTTTGCG
This DNA window, taken from Erysipelothrix larvae, encodes the following:
- a CDS encoding nucleotidyltransferase family protein — its product is MNSHKLKIAGIVVEYNPFHNGHIYHIEKTRNLTQCDVLIAIMSSNFVQRGEPAIIDKWERTRAALNHGVDLVLELPTHIVLQSAQQFATHAVDMLALAGVTDLVYGSETLEIPQLTDFNADLIDQGFSYAKAKNSDHKAPNNILGAYYEQAAQKHHITTHRILRTNQYHSEEINDSIVSASAIRKAVLNYQDIIHTTPMSLDVNALYSIEDYYPFIQYEIIKENKTLNSRFLMREGLENKLYKEALLHDKYEDFLEACISKRYTASRIRRSLMHIYLHTPQHMPPQTTLRVLGMNGVGRNYLKTQKNNAKFATLFKETQYKDFEERASLLYALPYKDRLTSLSQKEKEGPIIVP
- the trmB gene encoding tRNA (guanosine(46)-N7)-methyltransferase TrmB, encoding MRLRKKKWSNDVYEDYQDVIVDEFEHIKGNWKETMRVDRLRLEIGSGKGDYWHHCADVYQPDGIIGMERDFTAGAIALKKLETYGKDRKRFIHNDAKSLIEMFGEGEIDVIHLNFSDPWPKTRHEKRRLTHPSKLELYKTVLSQNGEIWMKTDNVGLFNYSVVTVTQNGFDLIELDVDFRSQEKEDPTSEYERKFMEKGQPIFRAIWRKKDA